GCGCTGCCGACGGTCGCGCCGAGCACCGAGAGGCCGGTGACCAGGGTCAGACCGATGGCGAGCGCGGAGGCGGTGGCGCCGGTACGGCGCGGGTTGCGGACCGCGTTGAGGCCGGCGAGCTTGCCGGAGACCCCGAAGACGCTCACGAAGAGCGGGCGGATCAGGGCGATCACGGGCCGGGACAGGAACGGGATCAGCACGATGACACCGATGAGGGTGACGAAGGCGCCGCCCGCGATGAGCATGCGGCCCTCGTCGCCGCCCTGGCCGGCGCCGAGCACGATCAGGACGACACCGAGCGCGGTGAGCGCGGCGCCGATGGAGTTCCGCACGACGAGCGACTTGCCGCTGGGGGTGGAGTGGACGCTGCTCATGGCGGCGACCGGCGGGATCTTCGCGGCGCGGCGGCCGGGCAGCCAGGCCGCGAGCATCGTGATGAGGACGCCGACGCCGAAGGCGGCGAGGACGGGGGTGGCTTCGAGGACGAGCGGGCCGCCCGGAACCTTCAGGTCGAAGGCGCTCATGGCCGAGCGGAGACCGGCGGCGAGACCGATGCCCAGGGCGTAGCCGACGGCCGAGGCGACGAGACCGACGAGACCGGCCTCGGCGAGGACGGAACGGGTGATCTGCTTGCGCGAGGCACCGACCGCGCGCATCAGCGCCAGTTCCTTGGTGCGCTGCGCGACCAGCATGGTGAAGGTGTTGGAGATCAGGAAGACGCCGACGAAGAGGGCGATGCCCGCGAAGCCGAGCAGGACCTGGTTGAGGTTGCCGAGGCCGGACTCGATGTCCTTGGCCTGCTGGTCGGCGAGGGCCGCGCCGGTCTGGGCCGTGGCGGACTTCGGGACGACCTTCAGGACCTCGGTGAGGATCTTGTCCGCGTCGGTGCCGGGGGCGGCGGTGACGGTCAGGTCCCGGAAGAACCCGGGCTTCAGGTAGAGCTTCTGGGCGACGGGGGTGTCGAAGAGGATCAGGCTGCCGCCCGCGTTGACGGCGCCGTCCTCGGTCGTGAAGACACCGGAGAGGGTGTACTCCTTCACCGGGCCGTTGGTGGCGACGCGGACGCTGTCGCCGACCTTGTAGTCGCCCTTGTCGGCGGTGTCCTTGTCCAGGGCGATCTGACCGGCCTCGACCGGCCCGTCGCCCGCGGTGAAGGCGTACGCGCGGTCCTTGCCGTCCTTGCCGGGCGCGAAGTTGGTGCCCTTGTTGGACCAGCCGACGCCGATCAGCTTGCCGTCCTTGTCGGGGACACCGGCGAAGCCGTCGACGCGGGCGGAGACGGAGGCGACGCCGTCGAGCTTCCCGACGCGGTCGACGACCGCCTGCGACAGGCCGGGGGTCTTCTGGGCCTCCGCGTCGCTCGGGTACATGTTCACGGCGACGGCGACGTCGTCGTAGCTCTTGGCGGACTGGCTGCGGAAGGCGCTGGAGAGGGTGTCGGTGAAGACGAGGGTGCCGGAGACGAAGGCCACGCCGAGCATCACGGCGAGGACGGTCATCAGCAGTCTCGCCTTGTGCGCGAGGACGTTGCGCAGGGCGGTACGGAACATGGGTGTGTCCTGAAGGAGGGTGGGGCGGGACGGAGGTCGGGGCGGCGTGACGCTTCGGCGTCGCTCGCGTCAGCTCGTGCGGCCCTTGGCGTCGAAGGCCTTCATGCGGTCGAGCACCCCGTCCGCCGTCGGGTGCAGCATCTCGTCGACGATCCGGCCGTCGGCGAGGAAGATCACGCGGTCCGCGTAGGAGGCGGCGACCGGGTCGTGGGTGACCATGACGACGGTCTGGCCCAGCTCGCGGACCGAGTTGCGCAGGAAGCCCAGGACCTCGGCGCCGGAGCGCGAGTCCAGGTTTCCGGTCGGCTCGTCACCGAAGATGATCTCGGGGCGGGAGGCCAGGGCGCGGGCCACGGCCACGCGCTGCTGCTGGCCGCCGGAGAGCTCGGTGGGGCGGTGGCTGAGCCGGGCGGAGAGGCCGAGCATGTCGATGACCTGCTGGACCCATTGCTTGTTGGCCTTGCGGCCCGCGATGTCCATCGGCAGCGTGATGTTCTCCAGGGCCGTCAGCGTCGGCAGCAGGTTGAAGGCCTGGAAGATGAAGCCGATCTTGTCCCGGCGGAGCTGGGTGAGCTGCTTGTCCTTGAGGGTGGAGAGCTCGGTCTCGCCGATCCGCACCGAGCCGGAGGAGAAGGAGTCCAGGCCGGCGACGCAGTGCATCAGGGTCGACTTGCCGGAGCCGGAGGGGCCCATGATCGCGGTGAACTCGCCCTGCCGGAAGTCGACGGTGACGTGGTCGAGCGCGACCACCTGGGTCTCGCCCTGTCCGTAGACCTTCGAGAGATCCGTGGCGCGGGCGGCCACCGCGGTGGCACGGGACACGGTGGGGGTGGTGGTCACGAGGGGGACTCCTGTCACTGCGGGGCTGCTGCGGGAACCCCTCCATCGTGTCGAGCGTTCCGGCCCGGGACGTCCGTCCACGTGCCCGTTCTCGGGGCAGTCTCGAGTCGGACCGGAGCCCCCGATCCTCCTCCTGAGGTATGACGGTGTCCCTGAGAGACCGCTTCGAGCCGACGTGACAGACGTGCGACGACTTTTCGTCATTCCCGTGGGCTCGGCTTTGCGCCTGCGACCCCCGTCACAGTTCGGCGAAAAGCCCCTCACCTGCACTGACGAACCCTCAGGCGTCAATAAAATAAGACAACATCGGGCTGATCTTCCGCTGAACGAGGGAAGGGGCCCGGATAGGCTCCTGTGCCAACGCGGAGCTTCGCGGAACGCCCGGATGGTGGAATACGCAGACACGGCGAGCTTAAACCTCGCTGGCCTTCGGGCCGTACCGGTTCAAGTCCGGTTCCGGGCACCACCCCGGGCCGCAGGCGAGTGCCTGGGGCCCGGAACAGTCCCCTCTGTTCAGCTCGGCAGGTGCTCCAGCAGCCAGGAGCCGAGCTCCTTGGAGAGCAGGGCGGAGCCGGGGTCGGACCCGTCGGTCTTCGACTCGTCGAACGCCTCGACGTCGATCTCGCTCGCGGCGCCGCCGCCGATCAGACCGAGCTTGAGGGGCCTCACCGGCCAGTTGCCGTACCGGTCCAGGCGGTCGGCCTCGTCTCCTTCCGCGGGCGCGGTGCCGTCGTGGGAGAAGTAGGCCGCGGTCTGGTGGTCCATTCGCTGTGTCTCCAGCTTGGCGAGCGTGTAGCGGGCGGCCAGGGCGCCGCGTCCGGTGCCGCCGACGGTCAGCGGGGTGCTGCCCAGGCGCTCCGCGATCGTGCGCAGGACGACCTCCGTGACGGTGCCGCTGTGACGGTCCAAGGTGTCGTCGGCGGTCAGGCCGACGAGGATCAGGTCGCGGCCGCTCGCGTGCAGCTCCGCGAGGAGCGCGTACGAGCCGTCGTCGACGCTCGCGGTCAACGCGTCGAGGTCGGTGCCGGAGTCCCCGACGAGGATCACAGGCTTCTGGATGCCCTTGTGGCCGGGCGCCAGGAAGACCCGGGCCTTGCCTACGGGCAGCTTCCATTCGGTGGTCGGTGCGGTGGCCATCAGCTCTCCCGAGGGGGCGGGTACATGTACGGGAGGAGCGTCGCGGAGCGGTGGGCTCCGGAGTGGGGGAAGATCGAAATCTTCCGGGAAAAGATCCTCCCCGAGCACTAGGGAGTTTCTTTTGCCTACGCATTACCCTTGACGCAAGGCCGCGCCGTGCGGTCTGCCATGGAGGAGTGAGATGAGGAGCAGCAACCCGGTCTTCTCGCGACGGGGGTTCAGCCGCGACAACGGCTACGCGGTGAACGCGCAGCAGCCGCAGGCCGGGGGCCCCGCCGTCGGAACCAACCCGTACGCCACCGGCAACCCGTACGCCGAGGGTGCGACGAACCCGTACGCCACCAACCCGTACGCCCCGCAGGACGCCGCGCTCGGCGCCCCGCAGCAGGCCCGCGGCAACGTGATGACGATCGACGACGTCGTGAGCCGTACGGCCATGACGCTCGGCACGGTCGTGCTCACCGCCGTCCTGTCCTGGTTCCTGCTGCCGGTCGACTCGGCCAACCTGGGCAAGTCGTACGGCATCGCCATCGGCGCCGCGCTGGTCGCGTTCGTCCTGGCGATGGTGCAGTCCTTCAAGCGCAAGCCGTCTCCCGCGCTGATCCTGGGCTACGCGGCCTTCGAGGGCGTCTTCCTCGGTGTGATCTCGGCCGCCGTCTCGACGTACATCGCCGACGGCGTGGTCATCCAGGCGGTCCTGGGCACGATGGCGGTCTTCGCCGGTGTCCTGATCGCCTACAAGATGGGCTGGATCCGGGTCAACCGACGCTTCTACGGCTTCGTGATGGCCGCTGCCATGGGCTTCATGCTGCTCATGGTGGTCAACCTCCTCTTCGCCGTCTTCGCCGGCGGTGACGGCCTCGGCTTCCGCAGCGGTGGCCTCGGCATCCTCTTCGGTGTCATCGGCGTCATCCTGGGCGCCTGCTTCCTCGCCCTCGACTTCAAGCAGGTCGAGGACGGCGTGAACTACGGCGCGCCGCGCGAGGAGGCCTGGCTGGCCGCCTTCGGTCTCACCATGACCCTGGTGTGGATCTACCTGGAGATGCTGCGTCTGCTGTCGATCCTGCAGGGCGACGACTGACGCCTCTGAGCTCGGGGGAAGGGCCCGTCCGGCTTCGTGCCGGGCGGGCCCTTTCCGCGTGTACGGGGACCTATCGCGCCGCGTCGAGGAGGACGCGGGCGGCGGCCTTCGCCTGGGCGGCCGGCTCGGGGGAGCCGGTGATGCCGGCGACGACCATGGCGCCGTTGGCGAGCAGGGCGAGCTGGTCGGCGAGGGCGGGCGGGGCGCCGAGGGCGTCCGTCTGCGCGGCGAGGTACGCCCGCAGGGCCTCCTTGTGGTCGCGGGCGAGGGTGGTGACGTGCGGGGCGACGCCGCCGAGCTCCCCGAAGGTGTTGATGAACGCGCACCCCCGGAACCCGGGCTCGGCGAACCAGGCACCGAGCCAGTCGAAGACCGCGAGCGCCCGCTCGTACGGGCCGTCGGCGACCCGCGCGCCGTGCGCCGCGAGGGCGTCGCGCACGGCGCCGTCGCGGCGCCGCAGGACCGCCTCGACGAGGACGTCCTTGGAGGGGAAGAGCTGGTAGAGCCGCTTGAGCGAGACCCCGGACGCGGTGCGGAGCGCGTCCATGCCGACCGCCTGCACCCCGCGCTCGTCGAAGAGCCGCTCGGCGGTGTCGAGCACCTTCAGTTCGGCGGCTTCCGCGTCCATCGGCCGAGCACCCCTTGCGTAGAGAACCATCGTTCTCGTAGCCTACAGGGCACCGGGAGAACGATCGTTCTCCCGATCCGGAAACACGGCACCGGAAACGGGGAGTTCCCATGTCCGCCTTCGCCCTGCGCGCCCGCACCGTCACCGTCGACGGACTCGACGTCTTCTACCGGGAGGCCGGCGACCCGGCCCACCCCACGCTCGTCCTGCTGCACGGCTTCCCGTCCAGCTCGCACATGTACCGCGGGCTCATGGCCGAGCTCGCCGACTCGTACCACCTGATCGCCCCCGACCACATCGGCTTCGGCGCCTCGGCCGCGCCGGCCGTCGAGGACTTCCCGTACGGCTTCGAGAAGCTCACCGAGATCACCCTGGGGCTGCTCGACCGGCTCGGCGTCGACCGGTTCGCGCTCTACATCCAGGACTACGGGGCCCCCATCGGCCTGCGGATCGCCTCCCGGAACCCCGAGCGGATCACCGCGATCGTCAGCCAGAGCGGCAACGCCTACCTGGAGGGCTTCACGCCCTTCTGGGACGTGCTCTTCGCCCACGCCGAGGACCGCGAGGCCAACGAGGCCGGGGTGCGGGAGCTGCTGACCGCCGAGGCCACCCGCTGGCAGTACACCCACGGGGTGCCGGCGGACCGGCTCGACCGGATCGGCCCCGAGACCTGGACCCTGGACCAGGCGGGCCTGGACCGGCCCGGCAACAAGGAGATCCAGCTCCAGCTCTTCTGGGACTACCAGTTCAACCTCGACGGCTACCCGGCCTTCCAGGAGTACTTCCGCACCCACCGTCCGCCGCTCCTCGCGGCCTGGGGACGCGGCGACGAGATCTTCGGGCCCGCGGGCGCGGCGGCCTTCGAGCGGGACCTGCCGGACGCCGAGATCCACCTCCTGGACGCCGGACACTTCGCCCTGGAGACGCACGGCGAGGAGATCGCCGCGCTCGTCCGCGACTTCCTCGGCCGGCACGTGAAGTGAGGGGGAGGGGGGTTGCCGGGCGGCGCGTAGGGTGACGGGGTGCGCGATACGAGTGAACTGACCGCCGCCGTCGAGCGCTTCGCCGACCGGCTGCGAGCCGCCCCGCAGAGCCGCCTCCAGCGCGGGGCCGCGGCCGAGGGGCTCGCGCTCGCCCGGGAGCTCGCGGTGCGCGCCCAGCGCGCCGAGAACCCGGAGCGGGAGCCGCTGACGATGCCGGACGCGGGGGTCTTCACCGTCGCCGACCAGCTCGTCGTCGCCGGGAACGACCTGGCGGAGATCCTGCGAACGGCCCCGGCCGATTCCCGCGAGGGGGAACTGGGCGAGGCCGTGAGACTGGTACGTGAGGCGGCGGAGCGCTCGGGGCTCTGAGGCCTCCGGGGCTCCAGAGGCTGACGCCGCCCTGCTGTGAGGGTTGTGGGGGTTGTGGGGTCTTGTGGGGGCTACAGCGAGGCGATGACGCGGTCCGCCAGGATGTAGACGTTCTCCTCGTCCGTGTCGCCGTACGAGAAGGTGAGCGCGAAGGCGCCCGAGACGCCCGAGCCGCCGAGCAGCACCGGGGCGCGGCCCGCGCGCAGGGCCTCGGCGAGGCGCTCCGCGGTCTCGCGGTGTCCGGGGGTCATACAGAGCGTCGTGCCGTCCGCGAAGACGTACACGTCCAGGGTGCCGAGCGGGCCGGGGCGCACGTCGGTCAGCGCCGTGCGGGTGTCCGCGAGCTCCTCGAGGCGGGCCACCGTCCGCTCGTGGTCGGTGACGACCGGGGTCTGCACCGGCACGAAGTCCGGGTGCGAGGGGTGGCGGCGGCGGGCCGCGGCCAGCTCCGCGGAGTCCTCGGGGAACTCGTCCAGCGGGTCGGCGAAGTCGGCCACGCCGTCGAGCGCGGCGGCCTCCGCCTCCATGGCCTCCAGGGCCATCGCCTCCAGGCCCACGAAGTCGGCCTGGCGCGGGACGAAGAAGGCGCCGTCCTCGACCGGGCCGCCGAGCCCGCCGAGCAGGGACGGGGCGTCGGCCGCGTCACGGGCCTCCTGCGCGGCCCAGAAGGCACGGGCCTCCGCGAGCTCACGCTCGCGTTCCTCGGCCAGCGCCTCGGCGACCGCGGCCCGTATCTCCGCGGCGGGCGTGGCGCGCGCCGCGGGGACCGTGACGCCGCGGGCGGCCGCCAGCTCAGTGCGGAGGCCGGTGACCTCCTTGCGGAGACCGTGGACGGCGTGCAGGGCAGCAGCGCCCACGGCCGTGGCAGCGGCCGTGGTCAGCAGCAGGGCAAGAGACATGGCGCTCACTGACGTACTCCCGATTCCGAGTCGATCCCCCGACTTCCTACATCAGCTTGTCCTGGGGTGGTGCCTGCTGTCAGTGCATTACGTCACGAATTGGACAGGTATTTCGGCCGGGTGTTTAGTCCCGAAAGGGCTCTGACCTGGGAAAATGAACTCCCCCGGGACGTAGGTCACATCCTGGGGGAGATTCGGTCACGGCTCGGACGCGGAGCGGTTAGGAGAGGCGCTCGATGACCATGGCCATGCCCTGACCGCCGCCGACGCACATGGTCTCCAGGCCGAACTGCTTGTCGTGGAACTGGAGGCTGTTGATGAGGGTGCCGGTGATGCGGGCGCCCGTCATGCCGAAGGGGTGGCCGACGGCGATCGCGCCGCCGTTGACGTTCACCTTGTCCAGGTCCAGGCCCAGGTCCTGGTAGGACGGGATGACCTGGGCGGCGAAGGCCTCGTTGATCTCGGCCAGGTCGATGTCGCCGATGGTCAGGCCGGCGCGCTTGAGGGCCTGCTTCGACGCCTCGACCGGGCCGAGGCCCATGATCTCGGGGGAGAGGCCGGATACGCCGGTGGAGACGATGCGGGCGAGCGGGGTCAGACCGAGCTCGCGGGCCTTCGTGTCCGACATGATCACGAGCGCGGCGGCGCCGTCGTTCAGCGGGCAGCAGTTGGCGGCGGTGACCAGGCCGTCGGGGCGGAAGACCGGCTTGAGGCCCTGCACGCCCTCCAGGGTGACGCCGGCGCGCGGGCCGTCGTCGCCGGAGACGACGGTGCCGTCCGGCAGCGTCACGGGGGTGATCTCGCGCTCCCAGAAGCCGTTCTTGATGGCCTGCTCGGCGAGGTTCTGCGACCGTACGCCGAACTCGTCCATCTCCTGGCGGCTGATGCCCTTCCAGCGGGCCAGGTTCTCGGCGGTCTGGCCCATCGCGATGTACGCGTCCGGGACGATGCCGTCCTCGCGCGGGTCGTGCCAAGCGGAGCCCTCGGAGGCGGCGACCTCGGCGGTGCGGGCCTCGGCGTCGGCGAAGAAGGGGTTGTGCGTGTCGGGCAGCGAGTCCGAATTGCCCTTCACGAAGCGGGACACCATCTCGACACCGGCCGAGATGAAGACGTCGCCCTCGCCGGCCTTGATGGCGTGCAGCGCCATGCGGGAGGTCTGGAGCGAGGAGGAGCAGTAGCGGGTGACCGTGCAGCCCGGCAGGTGGTCCATGCCCATCTGCACGGCGACGATCCGGCCCAGGTTGTTGCCCTGCTCGCCGCCGGGCAGACCGCAGCCCAGCATCAGGTCGTCGATGTCGCGGGGGTCGAGCTCGGGCACCTTGGCCAGGGCGGCCTGGATGATGGTCGCGGTGAGGTCGTCCGGCCGCAGATCCTTGAGGGAGCCCTTGAAGGCCCGTCCGATGGGAGAGCGGGCGGTCGAGACGATCACGGCTTCGGGCATCACGGCTCCATGAGGGTGCGGAGTGAGCGGACTGAAAGGGAAGTTACCCGTACGTACCGCATGCGGTCACCGGCCCGGACGTGTGATGAGAACCTCTTTTCTAAGCGTACGCTCAGTTGGCTGGAGTCTCCGTCGACGGGGTGGTGTCGGCCGGTTCCTCCTTGACCGCTTCGGCGTCCCCGGCTACCGGTAGCCGCCGCCTCCGGCGGTGCTTCAGGAGGGCCCACGGCGCACGCGCGCCCGTGACCTCCGTGCCCGCCTCCTTCGCGGCCTCGGCCGCCGCCTTCGCCACCGGCAGGATGTTCTCCCGCCGCGCCGGCTCCAGCCGGTCGGTTTCCGGCCACACGCCGAGCGACGCGCACAGCGTCGGCAGCACCGCCATCGCCGCCGTCGCGTACCCCTCCGCCGACGGGTGGAAGTTGTCCACCCCGAACATCTCGCGCGGATTCGCCGCGAACTCGGGTCCGAGCAGATCGCCCAGCGACACCGTCCGCGCGCCCTGCTCCACCACCACGATCGTCTGCGCCGCCGCCAGCTGCCGTGAGGCCCGCCGGGCCAGCCAGCGCAGCGGCTGGTAGACCGGTTCGATCGTCCCCAGGTCCGGGCAGGTCCCGACCACCACCTCCGCACCCGCCGTCCGCAGCCGCCGCACTGCCGCCGCGAGGTGCCGCACCGACTCCGTGGGCGGCATCCGGTGCGTCACGTCGTTCGCGCCGATCATGATCACGCAGACGTCGGGCACCCCCACCGGCTGGGCGAGGAGCAGCGACACCTGGCGCTCCAGGTCGTCCGAGCGCGCCCCTGACAGCGCCACGTTCCGCAGGACCACCGGCCGCTCCGCCACCGCCGCGAGCCCCGAGGCGAGCAGCGCGCCCGGCGTCTGACCCGCGCGGCGCACCCCCTGGCCCGCCGCCGTGGAATCACCCAGAAGGGCCAGTCGCAGGGGCCCCTCCGTACCGAAGGAACGGCCGTAGAGGCCGTCCGACACCGGCGGCAGGGGCGCCGTCCCGTTCCCCACCGACCTCTTGGCCAGCTGCATCTCGGTCAGCAGGAGCCCGACCGCGGCCACGCCGAGGAGACCGATGCTCCCGCCGCCGTAGGCCGCACCCGCCGCGATCCGCCGTGCCACCCTCGCCCTCGACATCGGGGCCGTCACCTCCTCGAACCGTTCGGGGTCTTCAAGCCGTTCAGGGTCTAACTGCCCCGTAAGCCGCTCCGACTACGCATACGCTGGCCACACCATTACGGAGACCCCGGAGATTACGGTGCAATTCCACGACTCGATGATCAGCCTCGTCGGCAACACCCCGCTGGTGAAGCTCAACAACGTCACGGCGGGTATCCAGGCAACCGTCCTGGCCAAGGTCGAGTACTTCAACCCGGGCGGCTCGGTCAAGGACCGCATCGCCGTCCGCATGATCGAGGCGGCCGAGCAGAGCGGCGCGCTCAAGCCCGGCGGCACCATCGTCGAGCCCACGTCCGGGAACACCGGCGTCGGCCTCGCGATCGTGGCCCAGCAGAAGGGCTACAAGTGCATCTTCGTCTGCCCCGACAAGGTGTCCCTCGACAAGATCAACGTGCTGCGGGCGTACGGCGCCGAGGTCGTCGTCTGCCCCACCGCCGTGGATCCCGAGCACCCGGACTCGTACTACAACGTCTCGGACCGGCTCGTCCGTGAGACGGCCGGTGCCTGGAAGCCCGACCAGTACTCCAACCCGAACAACCCGCGCTCCCACTACGAGACCACCGGTCCCGAGCTCTGGGAGCAGACGGACGGGAAGATCACCCACTTCGTGGCGGGCGTCGGCACCGGCGGCACCATCTCCGGCACCGGCAACTACCTCAAGGAGGTCAGCGGCGGCTCCGTCAAGGTCATCGGCGCCGACCCCGAGGGCTCCGTCTACTCGGGCGGCTCCGGCCGGCCGTACCTGGTCGAGGGCGTCGGCGAGGACTTCTGGCCGACCGCGTACGACCGGAACGTCACGGACCGGATCGTCGCCGTGTCCGACAAGGACTCGTTCCAGATGACCCGCCGCCTCGCCAAGGAGGAGGGCCTGCTCGTCGGCGGCTCCTGCGGCATGGCCGTGGTCGCCGCCCTCGAGGTCGCCAAGGAGCTGGGCCCCGACGACGTCGTCGTGGTGCTGCTCCCGGACTCCGGCCGCGGCTACATGTCCAAGATCTTCAGCGACGAGTGGATGGCCGGACACGGCTTCCTGGAGGACACCTCCACCGCCACCGTCGCGGACGTCCTGCGCCACAAGGAGGGCGTCATGCCCTCCCTCGTCCACATGCACCCGGACGAGACCGTCGGCCAGGCCATCGAGGTGCTGCGCGAGTACGGCGTCTCCCAGATGCCCATCGTCAAGCCCGGCGCCGGCCACCCCGACGTGATGGCCGCCGAGGTCGTCGGCTCGGTCGTCGAGCGCGAGCTCCTCGACGCGCTCTTCACGAAGCGGGCCTCCCTGGAGGACCCGCTGGAGCGCCACATGAGCGCACCGCTGCCGCAGGTCGGCTCCGGCGAGCCCGTCGCCGACCTGATGTCCGTCCTCGGCGAGGCCTCCGACGCGGCGATCGTCCTGGTCGAGGGCAAGCCGACCGGTGTCGTCAGCCGCCAGGACCTGCTGGCCTTCCTGGCCAACGGCGGCGCGAAGTAGTCCGCTCGACCGGCGGTGCGGGGTGCGTGAAGCCGTTCGTACAACTGGTACGAGGGCGACACGTACCCGCAGCACCCGCTTAACACGCGTCCGGCACATTGGTGGTCGTCGGCGTCACGGACTTCCGGAGCGGCTCCCGGGCCTCCACAGACGCCGCGGACGCGGAGACCGGCCCTGACCCGGGCCCGTGTCCCACGCGGGGACCGCCGTCGTCCCGCCCCCCTTCACCGGGGGTGCGGCGGTCCCCGCGCCACTCTTCCCTTCCCTCGCCCGTTCCCCTCCCGGCACCCGGCTGCATATCCTTATGCAGAGTTATTCGTGGGTGAATAGGCGGAAGGGGGACGGACGGCATGAGCGACAGCCCGGCCGGACGGCTGCAGGCGCTCTTCGAGGGGCACCGGCTGACGCCGACGCAGCGGCGCATCGCGCACTGCATGGTGCGGCGCGCCGCCGACGTGCCGTTCCTGTCGAGCGTCGAGCTCGCCGAGCTCGCCGGGGTCAGCCAGCCCTCCGTCACCCGCTTCGCCGTCGCCCTCGGCTTCGACGGGTACCCGGCGCTCCGCCGCCATCTGCGGGAGGTCGCGCCCCCGGAGCCCGGCGCCACCGCCGCGGAGAAGGGCGGCGAGGGCCACAACGAGTACCAGCAGGCCGTGCTCGCCGAGATCGAGAACCTCCGGCACCTGGCCGGGCTGCTCGCCGACCCGAAGCCCGTCGAGCGGGCCGGCCGGGTCCTCGCCTCCTCCCGCCCGCTGCTCGTCCTCGGCCTGCGGGCCGCCTCCTCGCAGGCGCGCGGCTTCGCCTACTTCGCCGCCAAGGTGCACCCCGACGTCCGGCTCCTCGACGAGGGCGGCTCGATGCTCACGGACCGCGTCGACGCGGCCGTACGGGCCGGGGCCACGGCGCTGCTCTGCTTTGCCCTGCCCCGGCACCCCCGGGAGGTCGTCGAGGCCCTGGAGTACGCGCGGGCGGCCGGACTCACGGTCGTGGCCGTCGCCGACTCGGCGTTCGCGCCCGTCGCCGCCCACAGCGACCTGCTGATCCCGGCCGCCGTCGGCACGGGGCTCGCCTTCGACACCGCCTGCGCGCCGATGATGCTCGGCCGGGTCCTCCTGGAGGCCATGGCGGACGAACTCCCGGACGCGCAGGCGCGCCTGGAGGAGTTCGACACGAAGGCGGCGGCGCGGGGCCTGTTCGTCGAGTGAGGCGTCTTCGGGCCGTCAGACCTGGAGCTCGGTCGCGATCTTCTTGAGCTGGTGGCGGGCCATCGCGAGGTTCGCGCGCTCCTTGTCCAGGGCCAGGTACAGGAACAGGCCGTTCGCGCCCTGGCTCCTGAGCAGCCGGATCAGGTGGTACTGCCGGCCGAGGGTGATGAGGATGTCCTCGATCTCGTCGCCGAGGCCGAGCATCTCCATCGCCCGGACCTTGGCCCGGACCACGTCGGTGTTGCCCGCCGCGGCCACGTTCAGGTCGAGCTCCTTGCCGCCGCCGATGGTGCCGAGCGCCATGCCGCTCGTGTAGTCGACGAGCGCAGCGCCGATGGCGCCCTCGATCGAGGCGGCTTCCTTGAGGGAGGTCTCGGTGTTCGCCATGGTGTCGCACTTCCTTTTCGTGTTCTGCTGCGTGTTCTGCTGTGTGTTCTTCTTGAGCTGCTTCGGACTTCGGGTCAGATCAGGTCCTTGCGCTCCAGCGCCCCGTCGACGAGTTCGCCTATCCGGGTGCTGGACCTGCGGGCCTCCAGGTGGAGCCGTCCCACGTTGATCCGGGGCTCCGCGAGCAGCGTCAGGACGGCCGCGCCGCCCGCCGCGTACGTCGCCACGTAACCGCTCTCGCCGCGGACGAGGAGCTCGCGGAAGCGGCCCTGGCCCGTGCAGTCGGTCAGCCGCTGGCCGACGCCGAGCGCCGCCGCCGTCAGCGCGGCCACGCTCTCCGCCTCGCCGTCGACGGTGTCGTGGGCGAGGACGAGGCCGTCGGCGCTGGCGGCGAGGGCTCCGGTCAGCTGGGGCAGCCGGGCCCGCAGCCGTCTGAGTTCGCCGAGGACCTCTGTTTCCGCAGTCATGAGCTGTCTCCTCTCGGCGCGCAGGCGCAGGGCACGTCTCATCACAGATGTGCCTCCAGGGCGTCACGGAGCCGGCGCAGCAGGGCGATGTCGGGGTCGGCCACCTGC
The sequence above is a segment of the Streptomyces sp. NBC_01255 genome. Coding sequences within it:
- a CDS encoding acetyl-CoA C-acetyltransferase, yielding MPEAVIVSTARSPIGRAFKGSLKDLRPDDLTATIIQAALAKVPELDPRDIDDLMLGCGLPGGEQGNNLGRIVAVQMGMDHLPGCTVTRYCSSSLQTSRMALHAIKAGEGDVFISAGVEMVSRFVKGNSDSLPDTHNPFFADAEARTAEVAASEGSAWHDPREDGIVPDAYIAMGQTAENLARWKGISRQEMDEFGVRSQNLAEQAIKNGFWEREITPVTLPDGTVVSGDDGPRAGVTLEGVQGLKPVFRPDGLVTAANCCPLNDGAAALVIMSDTKARELGLTPLARIVSTGVSGLSPEIMGLGPVEASKQALKRAGLTIGDIDLAEINEAFAAQVIPSYQDLGLDLDKVNVNGGAIAVGHPFGMTGARITGTLINSLQFHDKQFGLETMCVGGGQGMAMVIERLS
- a CDS encoding SGNH/GDSL hydrolase family protein — translated: MSRARVARRIAAGAAYGGGSIGLLGVAAVGLLLTEMQLAKRSVGNGTAPLPPVSDGLYGRSFGTEGPLRLALLGDSTAAGQGVRRAGQTPGALLASGLAAVAERPVVLRNVALSGARSDDLERQVSLLLAQPVGVPDVCVIMIGANDVTHRMPPTESVRHLAAAVRRLRTAGAEVVVGTCPDLGTIEPVYQPLRWLARRASRQLAAAQTIVVVEQGARTVSLGDLLGPEFAANPREMFGVDNFHPSAEGYATAAMAVLPTLCASLGVWPETDRLEPARRENILPVAKAAAEAAKEAGTEVTGARAPWALLKHRRRRRLPVAGDAEAVKEEPADTTPSTETPAN
- a CDS encoding cystathionine beta-synthase; this encodes MQFHDSMISLVGNTPLVKLNNVTAGIQATVLAKVEYFNPGGSVKDRIAVRMIEAAEQSGALKPGGTIVEPTSGNTGVGLAIVAQQKGYKCIFVCPDKVSLDKINVLRAYGAEVVVCPTAVDPEHPDSYYNVSDRLVRETAGAWKPDQYSNPNNPRSHYETTGPELWEQTDGKITHFVAGVGTGGTISGTGNYLKEVSGGSVKVIGADPEGSVYSGGSGRPYLVEGVGEDFWPTAYDRNVTDRIVAVSDKDSFQMTRRLAKEEGLLVGGSCGMAVVAALEVAKELGPDDVVVVLLPDSGRGYMSKIFSDEWMAGHGFLEDTSTATVADVLRHKEGVMPSLVHMHPDETVGQAIEVLREYGVSQMPIVKPGAGHPDVMAAEVVGSVVERELLDALFTKRASLEDPLERHMSAPLPQVGSGEPVADLMSVLGEASDAAIVLVEGKPTGVVSRQDLLAFLANGGAK
- a CDS encoding MurR/RpiR family transcriptional regulator, whose protein sequence is MSDSPAGRLQALFEGHRLTPTQRRIAHCMVRRAADVPFLSSVELAELAGVSQPSVTRFAVALGFDGYPALRRHLREVAPPEPGATAAEKGGEGHNEYQQAVLAEIENLRHLAGLLADPKPVERAGRVLASSRPLLVLGLRAASSQARGFAYFAAKVHPDVRLLDEGGSMLTDRVDAAVRAGATALLCFALPRHPREVVEALEYARAAGLTVVAVADSAFAPVAAHSDLLIPAAVGTGLAFDTACAPMMLGRVLLEAMADELPDAQARLEEFDTKAAARGLFVE
- a CDS encoding roadblock/LC7 domain-containing protein, with amino-acid sequence MTAETEVLGELRRLRARLPQLTGALAASADGLVLAHDTVDGEAESVAALTAAALGVGQRLTDCTGQGRFRELLVRGESGYVATYAAGGAAVLTLLAEPRINVGRLHLEARRSSTRIGELVDGALERKDLI